In Ailuropoda melanoleuca isolate Jingjing chromosome 4, ASM200744v2, whole genome shotgun sequence, the following proteins share a genomic window:
- the TICAM1 gene encoding TIR domain-containing adapter molecule 1: MACADLSLSSAFDVLGAAGEGKLLHLKHKLKTLRPGCRGADLLHAMVLLKLGQETEARISLEALKADAVARLVARQWAGMDSAEVPEEPPDLSWAVARVYHLLAEEKLCPATMRDMAYQAALHTFSSRDDHRLAELQGEAQDRCGWGIIGDTGSFQPLHSDLGCLPPSSVSPSGTRSLPQPIEHLSGWSRGRSLRSTGSPASLASHLEISQSPTMPFLSHHRSCHGPSKLCDEPQASLVPEPAPPGCQEPQEVSWPPSIETVSPPSVETANPPQGETVRPSSGETASPPLGETVSPSSGKTASPPSGETASPPLEETASPSPGETTSSQMPPNSAAPRLTELVPDASPAGQPDPPRALEISTHYPVECTDALAAPESLSLPSRNTWPDKGQSPFPLPEEDTASQVASASPPPPAPLKTSPPHPSPSTLPSTGLASSSLCPPSPELESEQKFYNFVILHVAADEHIALRVRERLEALGVPDGATFCEDFQVPGRGELHCLQDAIDHSAFTILLLTPNFDCRLGLHQASQSLMNSLTRPGRQDCVIPFLPLESSQAPLSPYTTSLLTGLVWLDEHSQIFARRVANTFKAQRLRARKANWKKEQDVRALQEQRRHLEGERQQVAALNAAYSAYFQSCLSWQAQMETLRMAFDSHMPFGTQMPPGSPSPPFPSWPGHQPPPAPPWLAGSPAPGSQSIARDRESDRGIRPVMEECRGLQRPKGDH; encoded by the exons ATGGCCTGCGCGGACCTGTCGCTCTCCAGCGCCTTTGACGTTCTCGGCGCTGCAGGGGAGGGCAAGCTCTTGCACCTTAAGCACAAGCTGAAGACCCTGCGCCCGGGCTGCCGGGGGGCGGACCTCCTGCACGCCATGGTGCTCCTGAAGCTGGGCCAGGAGACCGAGGCCAGGATCTCCCTGGAAGCACTGAAGGCGGACGCGGTGGCCCGGCTCGTGGCGCGCCAGTGGGCCGGCATGGACAGCGCCGAGGTCCCAGAGGAGCCCCCAGACTTGTCCTGGGCAGTTGCCCGGGTGTACCACCTGCTCGCCGAGGAGAAGCTGTGCCCGGCCACTATGCGGGACATGGCCTACCAGGCCGCCCTCCATACGTTCAGCTCCAGGGATGACCACCGGCTCGCCGAGCTCCAGGGAGAGGCCCAGGACCGGTGTGGGTGGGGCATCATCGGGGACACAGGGAGCTTCCAGCCCCTTCACTCTGATCTGGGCTGCCTGCCACCATCCTCAGTGTCACCCTCAGGCACCCGCAGCCTTCCACAGCCCATAGAGCACCTTTCAGGCTGGAGCAGAGGGCGTTCCCTGAGATCCACTGGCAGCCCCGCCTCCCTGGCCAGCCATCTGGAAATCAGCCAGTCCCCCACCATGCCCTTTCTCAGCCATCACCGCAGCTGCCATGGGCCCAGCAAGCTGTGTGACGAGCCCCAGGCCAGCCTGGTGCCCGAGCCTGCCCCCCCGGGCTGCCAGGAGCCTCAGGAGGTGAGCTGGCCACCGTCAATTGAGACTGTCAGCCCCCCATCGGTGGAGACTGCCAACCCCCCACAAGGGGAGACTGTCAGACCCTCAtcaggagagacagccagcccCCCGCTGGGGGAGACTGTCAGCCCCTCATCAGGAAAGACAGCCAGCCCCCCATCGGGGGAGACTGCCAGCCCCCCACTGGAGGAGACTGCTAGCCCCTCACCTGGGGAGACTACCAGCTCCCAGATGCCACCAAACAGTGCAGCCCCTAGGCTTACTGAGCTGGTCCCAGATGCAAGCCCTGCTGGCCAGCCCGACCCCCCCAGAGCTCTGGAAATCAGCACCCACTACCCGGTGGAGTGCACCGACGCGTTGGCAGCCCCCGAATCTCTTTCCTTGCCCTCCAGAAACACTTGGCCTGACAAGGGCCAGAGCCCATTCCCACTTCCTGAAGAAGATACCGCTTCTCAGGTGGCCAGCGCCAGCCCCCCTCCACCCGCACCCCTGAAGacgtcccctccccacccttctccatCCACCCTTCCTTCCACTGGCCTGGCCTCCTCCAGCCTGTGCCCCCCTTCTCCCGAGCTGGAGTCCGAGCAGAAATTCTATAACTTTGTGATCCTGCACGTTGCCGCGGATGAACACATTGCCCTGCGGGTCCGGGAGAGGCTCGAGGCCCTGGGGGTCCCCGATGGGGCCACCTTCTGTGAAGATTTCCAGGTGCCCGGGCGGGGCGAGCTGCACTGCCTGCAAGACGCCATCGACCATTCGGCCTTCACCATCCTGCTGCTCACCCCCAACTTCGACTGCCGCCTGGGCCTGCACCAGGCCAGCCAGTCGCTGATGAACAGCCTCACGCGGCCCGGGCGGCAAGACTGCGTGatccccttcctgcccctggaGAGCTCCCAGGCCCCGCTCAGCCCCTACACGACCAGCCTGCTCACCGGCCTGGTGTGGCTGGACGAGCACTCCCAGATCTTCGCCAGGAGGGTGGCCAACACCTTCAAGGCGCAGAGGCTACGAGCCCGCAAGGCCAACTGGAAGAAGGAACAGGACGTCCGGGCCCTGCAAGAGCAGCGCCGGCACCTGGAGGGCGAGCGGCAGCAGGTGGCAGCGCTGAACGCCGCCTACTCGGCCTACTTCCAGAGCTGCTTGTCCTGGCAGGCGCAGATGGAGACCCTCCGGATGGCCTTCGACAGCCACATGCCGTTTGGGACTCAGATGCCCCCCGGGAGCCCCTCCCCGCCCTTTCCCTCCTGGCCAGGCCACCAGCCGCCCCCTGCGCCTCCGTGGCTGGCCGGCTCGCCCGCACCC GGCTCACAGTCCATtgccagagacagagaaagtgaccGGGGGATCAGGCCTGTGATGGAAGAATGTAGGGGATTGCAGAGGCCCAAAGGGGACCACTGA